The Niallia alba genome includes a window with the following:
- a CDS encoding CBO0543 family protein codes for MLFLFVTVIIFNLIAYLIPKRISPMVLLATTLFAMYLQLITDVYLGLKYHLYGYFDKGVNWSTLIYAFGIYPAINVVFLNYYPYGKKIYKHAIYILGWSILAMGYETLFIWTGTFYLNGWKQYYSVIVYPILYIILMVFHKIAVKFIKQS; via the coding sequence ATGTTATTTCTTTTCGTCACAGTTATCATTTTCAACCTAATTGCTTATTTAATTCCTAAACGTATCAGTCCAATGGTTCTATTGGCTACAACATTGTTTGCCATGTATTTACAACTCATTACAGATGTCTATTTAGGCTTAAAATATCATCTATACGGATATTTCGATAAGGGTGTTAATTGGTCTACTTTAATCTATGCTTTTGGTATATATCCAGCCATTAACGTAGTATTTTTAAATTACTATCCTTATGGGAAAAAAATATATAAACATGCTATCTACATTTTGGGTTGGAGCATATTAGCAATGGGCTATGAAACGCTTTTCATTTGGACTGGAACTTTTTATTTAAATGGTTGGAAACAGTATTATTCTGTGATCGTTTATCCCATTCTTTATATTATTCTAATGGTGTTTCATAAGATCGCAGTAAAATTTATTAAACAGAGTTAG